From Gimesia panareensis, the proteins below share one genomic window:
- a CDS encoding radical SAM/SPASM domain-containing protein, with the protein MLEVISPYQFSEQRAEYDAGVARMRHSLYMDYPRHVHLETQARCNASCNFCPYPELNRKHAKMSDELIDKILNELTAIPQEMNLQISPFKVSEPFLDVRLFDVLEKINTLLPQAKIALTSNSTPITEDKLEKLQEAKNIQYLWISFNDHREAEYERVMSLPYQRTRQRLEMIHDAFMEGDIPFPVVLSRVGDGSPADHEFVQWVSINYPLFKSSVFPRMEWMGQVQGLSVYEVPNMGCERWFELSITATGEVAHCCADGQAQYPIGNANDQNVLEIYNSPEYRKLRESTVSRLSVEPCNRCTFM; encoded by the coding sequence ATGCTGGAAGTCATAAGCCCTTATCAGTTTAGCGAACAGAGAGCAGAATACGACGCCGGCGTAGCCCGCATGCGTCATTCGCTGTACATGGACTATCCGCGGCACGTTCACCTGGAGACTCAGGCCCGCTGCAACGCGAGCTGCAACTTCTGCCCCTACCCGGAGCTGAACCGCAAACACGCCAAGATGAGCGACGAGCTCATTGATAAAATCCTGAACGAACTGACGGCCATCCCCCAGGAGATGAACCTGCAGATATCGCCGTTCAAAGTCAGCGAACCCTTTCTGGATGTCCGTCTGTTCGACGTTCTCGAAAAAATCAACACGCTGTTGCCCCAGGCCAAAATCGCGCTGACTTCCAACTCGACTCCCATCACGGAAGACAAGCTGGAGAAACTTCAGGAAGCGAAAAACATCCAGTACCTCTGGATCTCATTCAACGATCATCGCGAAGCAGAATACGAACGGGTGATGAGCCTCCCCTATCAGCGCACGCGCCAGCGGCTGGAAATGATTCACGACGCATTCATGGAAGGCGATATTCCCTTCCCGGTGGTTCTCTCGCGCGTGGGAGACGGCTCCCCCGCCGATCATGAATTCGTGCAGTGGGTCAGCATCAATTATCCGCTGTTCAAATCGAGCGTCTTCCCCCGCATGGAATGGATGGGACAGGTCCAGGGCCTCAGCGTTTATGAAGTTCCCAACATGGGCTGCGAACGCTGGTTCGAACTCTCAATCACCGCGACCGGCGAAGTCGCCCACTGCTGTGCCGACGGCCAGGCCCAGTACCCCATCGGCAATGCCAACGATCAGAACGTACTCGAGATCTACAACTCCCCCGAGTACCGTAAGCTCCGAGAATCAACGGTCTCCCGCCTCAGCGTCGAACCCTGCAACCGCTGCACGTTTATGTAA
- a CDS encoding thioredoxin domain-containing protein yields the protein MRLLATFVFTFLTMTGSALAATPKGVLLDFTATWCGPCQKMSPLVSRLKREGHPIRKVDVDQEPDLARRFNVESIPAFVLVVEGKEVARSVGATTESNLRRMLARIPAAEPAQPQRSQPRNPVVFASNDRSSQAEEAPIQLAQNQKQPEKKSRGFSLPFFGKNKSEDDSVPVEEPVIRAQFGDAANDDFAEAAPQEEIINWRASTVRIRVKDKKGMDLGSGTVIHSAVGRTLIMTCSHIFSDIKTDSLIEVDVFQGEKYETYVGSLVRYNLEADVGLISIPTSGVVAAAKVASMADEVKAGDVVASLGCSSGNLPTLEKIKVTELNRFLGPDNIECTGMPVQGRSGGGLFNRSGQLVGVCFAVDKQEHRGLYAGLPVIHKLLDESNLTALYKQPVVEEQAPEMKFAMSEGSNPSPAPQSAPNQQLLDEFLNRAMPTSQPRQPAATETVATATTTGNPDLSQLQTALDQAGEAEVVCIIRPLNKPKSASRVVIINKASSKFVSYLSGEVSNQPQQTSARFQPSANLAGTPQRARRVRDDRISRSLPRSASAHRVASPRTEESMFRHPSSFTQTANKTTPESLQKSAQLQRIAQPMQRYQRSAESRR from the coding sequence ATGAGGTTATTAGCGACATTCGTATTCACTTTTCTGACGATGACAGGTTCCGCACTGGCAGCCACGCCCAAAGGAGTGCTGCTGGATTTCACTGCAACCTGGTGTGGCCCGTGTCAGAAGATGAGTCCGCTGGTTTCACGTTTGAAGCGTGAAGGCCATCCGATCCGCAAAGTCGACGTTGACCAGGAACCGGATCTGGCACGGCGTTTTAATGTTGAAAGTATTCCGGCATTCGTGCTGGTGGTGGAAGGGAAAGAAGTGGCCCGTTCGGTCGGTGCCACGACGGAAAGCAACCTGCGTCGGATGCTGGCCCGGATCCCTGCAGCAGAACCGGCTCAGCCCCAACGTTCGCAGCCGCGTAATCCGGTCGTGTTCGCTTCCAATGATCGCAGCAGCCAGGCTGAAGAAGCACCGATCCAGCTGGCACAGAATCAGAAGCAACCGGAAAAGAAATCCCGCGGGTTCAGTCTCCCGTTCTTCGGAAAAAACAAATCAGAAGATGACTCCGTACCTGTAGAAGAGCCCGTAATCCGTGCTCAGTTTGGCGATGCCGCCAACGATGATTTTGCGGAAGCGGCTCCCCAGGAAGAAATCATCAACTGGCGGGCCAGCACGGTTCGCATTCGCGTGAAAGACAAAAAAGGGATGGACCTCGGTTCGGGGACGGTGATTCACAGTGCCGTCGGTCGCACCCTGATCATGACCTGCAGCCATATCTTCAGCGACATCAAAACGGATTCGTTGATCGAAGTCGATGTCTTCCAGGGTGAGAAATACGAAACCTATGTCGGTTCGCTGGTCCGTTACAACCTGGAAGCCGATGTGGGACTGATTTCGATTCCCACCTCCGGTGTTGTCGCTGCCGCGAAAGTCGCGTCCATGGCAGACGAAGTGAAAGCGGGCGACGTAGTCGCATCGCTGGGTTGCAGCAGTGGTAATCTGCCGACCCTGGAAAAAATCAAAGTAACCGAGCTCAACCGCTTCCTGGGTCCCGACAACATCGAATGTACGGGAATGCCCGTGCAGGGACGTTCGGGCGGAGGGCTGTTTAATCGTTCTGGCCAACTGGTGGGTGTCTGCTTTGCTGTCGACAAACAGGAGCACCGTGGACTGTATGCCGGTCTGCCCGTAATTCATAAACTGCTGGACGAATCCAATCTGACGGCACTTTACAAACAGCCTGTCGTCGAAGAACAGGCTCCGGAAATGAAGTTTGCAATGTCGGAAGGCAGCAACCCGAGCCCGGCACCACAGTCGGCTCCCAATCAGCAACTGCTGGACGAGTTTCTGAATCGGGCGATGCCAACCAGCCAGCCCCGTCAACCTGCAGCGACAGAAACAGTCGCAACAGCAACGACGACCGGAAACCCTGATCTATCACAACTTCAGACAGCCCTGGACCAGGCAGGCGAAGCGGAAGTGGTCTGTATCATTCGTCCACTCAACAAGCCAAAATCTGCCAGCCGGGTGGTGATCATCAACAAGGCGAGTTCGAAGTTCGTCTCTTATCTGTCGGGCGAGGTGAGCAATCAGCCCCAGCAGACCTCAGCCCGTTTCCAGCCCTCTGCGAATCTGGCAGGGACTCCTCAACGTGCTCGTCGCGTAAGAGATGATCGGATCAGCCGCAGCCTGCCACGGTCGGCCAGTGCCCATCGGGTGGCCAGCCCCCGGACCGAAGAATCGATGTTCCGTCATCCTTCTTCGTTCACGCAGACCGCGAACAAAACCACGCCGGAGAGCCTGCAGAAAAGTGCCCAACTGCAGCGGATCGCTCAGCCGATGCAGCGGTACCAGCGTTCTGCCGAGTCACGTCGTTAA
- the pyrF gene encoding orotidine-5'-phosphate decarboxylase encodes MHNFSDRLNAAIRSKKTPALVGLDPRFDWLPAEIVSAAEAKHSSKADIVAAAFEEFCFRMIDVVAPLVPAVKPQAAFFEEWGPAGCAALQRVIKKAREAGLVVICDAKRGDIGSTAEAYARGYLAGADPESAIWAADCLTVNPYLGSDTLEPFVKVAVERGAGIYVLVRTSNPGAGTFQDRQTDGHTLYECVAAVVNDLALNTTGEGNYGAIGAVVGATYPEELSQLRALMPHAPLLVPGYGSQGAGAGDVAGAFDTEGLGAIINSSRGINFAIRKAPYSEKYAPEEWEQAVEAATHDMIADLAEHTPAGNLQ; translated from the coding sequence ATGCACAACTTTTCTGATCGTCTGAATGCCGCCATCCGCAGTAAAAAAACACCCGCTCTGGTCGGCCTGGATCCCCGCTTTGACTGGCTGCCGGCTGAGATCGTCTCTGCCGCAGAAGCGAAGCATTCCAGCAAAGCGGACATCGTCGCGGCTGCGTTTGAAGAGTTCTGTTTCCGGATGATCGATGTTGTCGCGCCCCTGGTGCCGGCGGTGAAGCCGCAGGCTGCGTTCTTTGAAGAGTGGGGACCGGCGGGCTGTGCTGCGTTGCAGCGCGTGATCAAAAAAGCGCGGGAAGCGGGTCTGGTTGTGATCTGCGACGCCAAGCGGGGGGACATCGGTTCCACCGCGGAGGCGTATGCCCGCGGGTACCTGGCGGGGGCGGATCCGGAGAGTGCCATCTGGGCAGCCGACTGCCTGACCGTGAATCCGTATCTGGGCAGCGATACCCTGGAACCGTTCGTAAAAGTGGCCGTCGAGCGGGGCGCGGGGATTTACGTGCTGGTGCGGACGAGCAATCCGGGCGCGGGGACGTTTCAGGATCGCCAGACGGACGGTCATACGCTTTACGAATGTGTGGCTGCGGTGGTGAATGACCTGGCTTTGAATACGACCGGCGAAGGGAACTACGGCGCCATTGGTGCGGTCGTGGGGGCCACCTATCCGGAAGAGCTGAGTCAACTGCGGGCGCTGATGCCGCACGCACCGCTGCTGGTGCCCGGTTACGGGAGCCAGGGTGCGGGGGCCGGCGATGTCGCAGGGGCCTTTGATACAGAGGGGCTGGGGGCGATTATCAACAGTTCGCGGGGAATCAACTTCGCGATTCGCAAGGCACCCTACTCGGAAAAATATGCTCCCGAAGAATGGGAACAGGCGGTGGAAGCGGCCACGCATGATATGATTGCGGATCTGGCCGAGCACACGCCCGCCGGGAATCTGCAATGA
- a CDS encoding isochorismatase family protein, protein MKLFCKLSVCLSLLFLSSSLLSAEDLQLSLRSQTETSPGSGRYHRLEHKESWDPRQTAIIVCDVWDYHHCLNAVRRLEQFAPRLDQLLKTARAQGVTIIHAPSDCMPAYQGHPARQRAQQVTFNGPIPEGIENWCSKIPSEEKAVYPVDQSDGGEDDDPEEHKAWAAKLKSLGRNPALPWKKQSPLITIDGGKDFITDKGDEVWRILGSRGIKNVILTGVHTNMCVLGRPFGLRQMAQNGKNVVLVRDMTDTMYNPQRWPYVSHFTGNDLIVSHIEKFICPTITSDQILGGEVFVFKKDQRPHLVIIMAEQEYETEVSLPKFAAENLGKAFRVSLVFADDKERNKIPGIEVIQDADIVLFSVRRRVLPKKQMAMIKKYVASGKPVVGIRTASHAFSLRGKEPPKGYADWPEFDATVFGGSYHGHHKNDLKSIVTINPAQKQNPILTGIPDKPFPQAYSLYEVLPLAKGTTVLMTAEIKGKPVEPVAWTFMRKDGGRSFYTSMGHPGDFKQPEFVRLLVNGIYWAAGLNPADVQLSDKVSLRESRHWSVVSVPEFVKPQGTAGSRWYRCVARVPKAWMAGEPLLLKVPAAAGNTVQAWINGTALKQRGDGFVIGPDVVTLNDANLLVVEVSGSGADADFASVPQLISASGALSLSGRWQYRAGDDRAFANMPLPAKFGTVTDIVFKP, encoded by the coding sequence GTGAAGCTGTTCTGTAAACTGTCCGTCTGTCTGAGCCTGTTGTTCCTTTCCTCCAGTCTGCTTTCCGCGGAAGATCTGCAGCTGAGCCTGCGTTCTCAAACAGAGACGAGCCCGGGTTCGGGGCGTTATCATCGACTGGAACACAAAGAGAGCTGGGATCCCCGGCAGACTGCGATCATCGTCTGTGATGTGTGGGATTATCATCACTGTCTGAATGCGGTCCGCCGGCTGGAACAGTTTGCCCCGCGGCTCGATCAGCTGCTCAAGACGGCCCGTGCCCAGGGAGTGACGATCATTCACGCGCCCAGTGACTGCATGCCCGCTTACCAGGGGCACCCGGCGCGTCAGCGGGCGCAGCAGGTGACATTCAACGGACCGATTCCGGAGGGCATCGAGAACTGGTGTTCGAAGATTCCCAGTGAAGAGAAAGCCGTTTATCCCGTCGATCAGTCGGATGGTGGAGAAGACGACGACCCGGAAGAACACAAAGCCTGGGCAGCAAAGCTGAAGTCCCTGGGCCGGAATCCGGCGCTGCCCTGGAAGAAGCAGTCTCCCCTGATCACGATCGACGGCGGGAAAGATTTCATTACCGACAAAGGGGACGAAGTCTGGCGGATTCTGGGGAGCCGCGGGATCAAGAATGTGATCCTGACCGGCGTGCATACCAACATGTGCGTGCTCGGGCGTCCGTTCGGTCTGCGGCAGATGGCACAAAACGGGAAGAACGTCGTGCTGGTGCGGGACATGACCGACACGATGTATAACCCCCAGCGCTGGCCTTACGTGAGTCACTTTACCGGCAACGACCTGATTGTTTCGCACATTGAAAAATTCATCTGCCCCACAATTACCAGCGATCAGATTTTGGGAGGTGAGGTGTTCGTGTTCAAGAAAGATCAGCGGCCGCACCTGGTGATCATCATGGCAGAGCAGGAGTACGAGACCGAGGTCAGTCTGCCGAAGTTTGCTGCAGAGAACCTGGGGAAAGCGTTCCGCGTGAGTCTGGTCTTCGCGGACGACAAAGAACGGAATAAGATCCCCGGGATTGAAGTGATCCAGGACGCGGATATCGTGCTCTTCAGTGTACGCCGGCGGGTACTTCCCAAGAAACAGATGGCGATGATCAAAAAGTATGTCGCCTCGGGTAAGCCAGTGGTGGGGATCCGGACGGCGAGCCATGCGTTTTCGCTCAGAGGCAAAGAGCCGCCGAAAGGGTATGCCGACTGGCCCGAGTTTGACGCGACCGTCTTCGGTGGCAGCTATCATGGACATCACAAGAATGATCTGAAGTCGATCGTCACCATCAACCCGGCTCAGAAACAGAATCCGATTCTGACCGGGATTCCGGATAAGCCGTTTCCGCAGGCGTATTCGCTGTATGAAGTGCTGCCGCTGGCGAAAGGGACGACGGTGCTGATGACCGCGGAGATCAAAGGGAAGCCGGTCGAACCGGTGGCATGGACGTTTATGCGAAAGGACGGCGGTCGTTCGTTTTACACGTCAATGGGTCATCCGGGAGATTTCAAACAGCCCGAGTTTGTGCGGCTCCTGGTGAACGGGATTTACTGGGCCGCGGGTCTGAATCCGGCGGATGTGCAACTCTCTGACAAGGTGAGTCTCCGCGAGTCTCGGCACTGGTCGGTGGTCTCGGTGCCCGAATTTGTGAAGCCGCAAGGGACAGCGGGCAGTCGCTGGTATCGCTGCGTGGCCCGGGTTCCGAAAGCGTGGATGGCAGGTGAGCCATTGTTGCTGAAGGTCCCTGCGGCTGCGGGGAACACGGTGCAGGCCTGGATCAACGGCACGGCACTCAAGCAGCGGGGGGACGGCTTTGTCATCGGCCCCGATGTGGTCACGCTGAATGATGCGAACCTGCTGGTCGTCGAAGTATCCGGCAGTGGGGCAGACGCGGATTTTGCGTCGGTGCCTCAGTTGATTTCCGCGAGCGGGGCGCTCTCTCTGTCGGGACGCTGGCAGTACCGGGCGGGCGACGATCGTGCGTTTGCGAACATGCCGTTACCAGCGAAGTTTGGCACGGTGACCGATATTGTGTTTAAACCGTGA
- the ccsA gene encoding cytochrome c biogenesis protein CcsA translates to MSTNTLPETTNEFAMPESGSGSENSFNPYLSFLTPLASLKITVVLFAMAIFIILAGTLAQVEKDIWVVIDEYFRTAIARIEFKIFFPPSFFPNIDQNNIPGAIYFPGGWLIGFMMGINLLAAHLIRFKVQGKGKERTIGWSVIAVGLLLTWLVITGGSNKDGFQEYSVFSWQVLWWLFEAGMALSAIGSIALFFLIPQHRKVERGLAIGAAIMLGFLTAWFISKGDAARFSDASMRILWQLIKATFVGVVLLAGCIPLFKKRAGVVLLHAGVGLMMLSELIVGTMAVETQMTITEGQSANFVHDIREIELAVIDRTDPEKDHVTVVPKSILLNNQEQVVSNPELPFDYELLRYYQNSTFRKISSLTPEEKKEAFNPATDGIGKEWVALPVRNTAGTDMGGGVDIPAAYIKVIDKKTKESLGVYLVSLDLSLRDFGEKVVVDGTPYELFLRFKRYYKPYTVKLTDVRKDDYAGTSTVMNYSSDIQLIDPEHNVDRNIRIWMNNPLRYSGETFYQSGYHADPRTGEETTTLSVVTNMGWMIPYVSCMIVVVGMFYHFMLTLLRYLNRREKQRAEPTAIEEFKTDPSGTITPLMQRKQRSEQLQKYLIPLAIFIIFGGYLMGKAVVRQPESNQMDLYKFGELPVLYQGRAKPVDTLARNSLRIISGKQTFKDENGKTQPAIKWFLDTVANPEAAYKHRVFRIENPQLLMTLKLKNREGFRYSIEEFLPEFPELTRQAELARKAEKGKASLYQSRVLELEKKIGMIDLLISSFNPPQIRPENAREDVRIAFQRQEMLTQRNPPLAIPPMIKDQDESKTGTKDTDWQTYSGAWLNDLLRLSQNKQEKNEGMEAWANILIAYHEGDVTEFNKEVSDYQRWLNRNSAALPHTNLNKIDFEAFYDHFEPCYYSAVLYLFAFVLVCSSFLFGLRALGSAAFWLIVLTFVVHTFALIARIYISGRPPVTNLYSSAVFIGWGAVLAGIVIERINRLGIGNLLASVAGFSTLLIAHMLAGDGDTMAVLQAVLDTQFWLATHVVCITLGYAATFVAGLLGLFYILWGTCTPRMTTAAGKEIIRMLYGVLCFAIILSFFGTVLGGLWADDSWGRFWGWDPKENGALIIVLWNALVLHARWGGMVKDRGMAILAIGGNIVTSWSWFGVNELGVGLHSYGFTDGVLLALGLFMLSQLAVIGIGLIPQKKWWSFKEHQA, encoded by the coding sequence ATGTCCACAAATACCCTCCCGGAAACGACCAACGAATTTGCAATGCCCGAATCCGGTTCTGGTTCTGAAAACTCCTTCAATCCGTATCTGAGCTTCCTGACCCCGCTGGCCTCGCTGAAAATCACCGTGGTCCTGTTTGCGATGGCCATCTTTATCATCCTCGCCGGGACGCTGGCCCAAGTTGAAAAAGACATCTGGGTCGTGATCGACGAATATTTCCGCACCGCGATTGCCCGCATCGAATTCAAAATCTTCTTCCCCCCGTCCTTCTTCCCCAACATCGACCAGAACAACATTCCGGGGGCCATTTACTTTCCGGGCGGCTGGCTGATCGGCTTCATGATGGGCATCAACCTGCTGGCAGCGCACCTGATTCGCTTCAAGGTCCAGGGGAAAGGCAAAGAACGCACGATCGGCTGGAGCGTGATCGCCGTCGGCCTGCTGCTCACCTGGCTGGTCATCACCGGCGGCTCGAATAAAGACGGCTTCCAGGAATACTCGGTCTTCAGCTGGCAGGTCCTCTGGTGGCTCTTTGAAGCAGGCATGGCTCTCTCAGCCATCGGCAGCATCGCCCTGTTCTTCCTGATTCCCCAACACCGCAAAGTCGAACGGGGGCTGGCGATCGGTGCCGCGATCATGCTCGGCTTTCTGACCGCCTGGTTCATCTCCAAGGGAGACGCCGCCCGCTTCAGCGATGCCTCCATGCGGATTCTCTGGCAGCTCATTAAAGCCACCTTTGTCGGCGTCGTTCTGCTCGCAGGTTGTATCCCGCTCTTCAAGAAACGGGCCGGGGTCGTGCTGCTGCACGCCGGTGTGGGGCTGATGATGCTCAGCGAACTGATTGTCGGCACCATGGCCGTCGAAACGCAGATGACCATTACCGAAGGCCAGTCTGCCAATTTCGTCCACGATATCCGGGAAATCGAACTGGCCGTCATCGACAGAACTGATCCTGAGAAAGATCACGTCACTGTCGTCCCCAAGTCGATCCTGCTCAACAATCAGGAGCAGGTCGTCTCGAATCCGGAGCTCCCTTTCGATTACGAACTGCTTCGCTACTACCAGAACTCAACGTTCCGCAAAATTTCCTCACTTACGCCGGAAGAGAAAAAAGAGGCCTTTAATCCCGCAACCGACGGGATCGGTAAAGAATGGGTGGCCCTGCCCGTCCGGAACACCGCCGGCACCGATATGGGAGGCGGCGTCGATATCCCCGCTGCCTACATCAAAGTCATTGACAAAAAAACGAAGGAGTCGCTGGGCGTCTACCTGGTGAGCCTCGATCTGTCGCTCCGTGACTTTGGCGAAAAGGTCGTCGTCGATGGCACTCCTTACGAACTCTTCCTCCGTTTCAAACGTTATTACAAACCCTACACCGTGAAACTGACTGATGTCCGCAAAGACGACTATGCCGGCACCAGCACGGTCATGAACTATTCCTCGGACATCCAGCTGATCGATCCCGAACACAACGTGGATCGTAACATTCGCATCTGGATGAATAACCCGCTCCGCTACAGTGGTGAAACGTTCTACCAGAGCGGTTATCATGCAGACCCCCGTACGGGCGAAGAAACCACCACGCTCTCCGTCGTCACCAACATGGGCTGGATGATCCCCTATGTCTCCTGCATGATCGTGGTCGTCGGTATGTTCTACCACTTCATGCTCACGCTGCTTCGCTACCTGAATCGCCGCGAAAAACAGCGTGCCGAACCCACGGCCATCGAAGAGTTCAAAACGGATCCGTCCGGCACCATCACTCCGCTGATGCAGCGAAAACAGCGGAGCGAACAACTCCAGAAATACCTGATCCCTCTCGCTATCTTTATCATCTTCGGCGGCTACCTGATGGGCAAAGCGGTCGTCCGTCAGCCCGAATCCAATCAAATGGACCTCTACAAATTCGGAGAACTGCCGGTCCTCTACCAGGGACGCGCCAAACCTGTCGATACGCTGGCCCGCAACTCCCTGAGGATCATCTCCGGGAAACAGACCTTTAAAGACGAAAACGGAAAGACCCAGCCTGCCATCAAGTGGTTCCTGGACACCGTCGCCAATCCTGAAGCGGCTTATAAGCACCGGGTCTTCCGCATCGAAAACCCGCAGCTGCTCATGACCCTGAAACTGAAAAACCGGGAGGGCTTCCGCTATTCCATCGAAGAGTTCTTACCGGAATTTCCTGAACTGACCAGGCAGGCCGAACTGGCCCGCAAGGCCGAAAAAGGGAAAGCCAGCCTGTATCAGTCCCGCGTGCTTGAGCTGGAAAAGAAAATCGGCATGATCGATCTGCTGATCTCCTCTTTCAATCCCCCTCAGATCCGCCCGGAAAATGCGCGCGAGGATGTGCGCATCGCCTTCCAGCGCCAGGAAATGCTGACCCAGCGCAATCCGCCTCTGGCAATTCCTCCCATGATCAAAGATCAGGATGAAAGTAAAACAGGGACGAAAGATACAGATTGGCAAACCTATTCGGGTGCCTGGCTCAATGATCTGCTGCGTCTCAGCCAGAACAAGCAGGAAAAAAATGAAGGGATGGAGGCCTGGGCGAATATTCTTATTGCCTACCATGAAGGGGACGTCACTGAATTCAACAAAGAAGTCAGCGACTACCAGCGCTGGCTGAACCGGAACAGTGCCGCTCTGCCGCACACCAACCTGAATAAAATCGATTTCGAAGCATTCTATGATCACTTCGAGCCCTGCTATTATTCGGCAGTGCTCTACCTGTTCGCGTTTGTCCTGGTCTGTTCTTCCTTCCTGTTCGGACTGCGGGCACTGGGAAGCGCCGCCTTCTGGCTGATTGTGCTCACCTTCGTGGTTCACACCTTCGCACTGATCGCCCGCATCTATATCTCGGGACGCCCCCCAGTCACCAACCTCTACTCCTCCGCCGTCTTTATCGGCTGGGGTGCCGTGCTCGCGGGGATCGTCATCGAACGCATCAATCGCCTGGGCATCGGCAACCTGCTGGCTTCGGTCGCCGGGTTCTCAACCCTGCTCATCGCACACATGCTCGCCGGTGATGGCGATACGATGGCCGTGCTGCAGGCCGTGCTGGATACCCAGTTCTGGCTCGCCACACACGTGGTCTGCATCACCCTCGGCTACGCCGCCACCTTCGTCGCCGGTCTCCTGGGACTGTTCTACATCCTCTGGGGAACCTGTACCCCCCGCATGACCACAGCGGCAGGCAAAGAAATCATTCGCATGCTGTATGGCGTGCTCTGCTTTGCGATCATCCTCAGCTTCTTTGGTACCGTGCTCGGCGGACTCTGGGCCGACGATTCCTGGGGCCGCTTCTGGGGCTGGGACCCCAAAGAAAACGGCGCGCTGATCATTGTTCTCTGGAACGCCCTTGTGCTGCACGCCCGCTGGGGTGGCATGGTCAAAGATCGGGGCATGGCAATCCTCGCCATCGGCGGAAACATCGTCACCAGCTGGTCCTGGTTCGGTGTGAATGAACTCGGCGTCGGGCTGCACTCCTACGGCTTCACCGATGGAGTCCTGCTGGCACTCGGCCTGTTCATGCTCTCGCAGCTGGCAGTGATCGGCATCGGGCTGATTCCACAGAAAAAGTGGTGGAGTTTCAAAGAACACCAGGCGTAA
- a CDS encoding DNA-3-methyladenine glycosylase family protein — MNDHATTFEEASLQLREVDPKLKPVIDSVGVCSLKPYRYRFALLLRSIVSQQISTAAARTIYKRLHSLTGKGQPSAEKIMQLSHEQLRSVGLSAQKANYVHHLAEMVLEKNVRLHQLHRMTDDEVTAELVQVKGIGQWTAQMFLMFGLCRPDIFPHDDLGIQNGIQTIYELETRPDKQTCIEIAELWAPYRTVASWYCWRVLEMETPDGPW, encoded by the coding sequence ATGAACGACCACGCGACGACATTCGAGGAAGCATCGCTGCAGCTGCGCGAAGTCGATCCGAAGCTGAAACCGGTGATCGACAGTGTCGGCGTCTGTTCGCTGAAGCCGTACCGTTATCGGTTTGCGCTGCTCTTACGCTCGATTGTGTCGCAGCAGATTTCGACCGCGGCGGCACGGACGATTTACAAGCGACTGCATTCGTTGACCGGGAAAGGACAGCCCAGTGCGGAGAAAATCATGCAGCTCTCTCACGAACAGTTACGTTCGGTGGGGCTCTCGGCACAGAAGGCGAACTACGTGCATCACCTGGCAGAAATGGTGCTGGAGAAGAATGTACGCTTGCATCAACTGCACCGAATGACCGATGATGAGGTGACCGCGGAACTGGTGCAGGTCAAAGGGATCGGTCAATGGACGGCGCAGATGTTTCTGATGTTCGGACTGTGTCGCCCCGATATTTTCCCGCACGATGATCTGGGAATTCAGAACGGAATCCAGACGATCTACGAACTGGAGACCCGCCCCGACAAGCAGACGTGTATCGAAATCGCCGAGCTGTGGGCGCCTTATCGAACGGTGGCCAGCTGGTACTGCTGGCGGGTTCTGGAAATGGAAACGCCCGACGGTCCGTGGTAA